A part of Lampris incognitus isolate fLamInc1 chromosome 21, fLamInc1.hap2, whole genome shotgun sequence genomic DNA contains:
- the cbsa gene encoding cystathionine beta-synthase a — translation MPSVPSSKETSAKGPVCPHAAKLHTHANEDARLQDGLFPVNGLDMEEAEDGDGPIQLNAGRAAGERKWIRPDLPSRCTWRLGASHALSPHMHPTKAPVPNILPNILRRIGDTPLVRINKIPKVFGLKCEILAKCEFFNAGGSVKDRISLRMVEDAERAGLLKPGDTIIEPTSGNTGIGLALAAAVKGYRCIIVMPEKMSMEKVDVLRALGAEIVRTPTSARFDSPESHVGVAWRLKNEIPNSHILDQYRNPSNPLAHYDTTAEEILEQCDGKVDMLVAGAGTGGTITGIARKLKERCPNIKIIGVDPEGSTLAEPEELNKTDTTQYEVEGIGYDFIPTVLDRSVVDTWYKSNDEDSFNMSRMLIREEGLLCGGSSGTAMAAAVKMAKELKEGQRCVVILPDSIRNYMSKFLSDKWMFQKGFLREEDITVNKPWWWNLKLQNLNLSAPLTVLPTVTCQKTIKILKEKAFDQAPVVDEAGLILGMVTLGNMLASVLAGKVKPSDHVSKVLYKQFKQIRLTDNLGKLSRILETDHFALVVHEQIQYLTDGSPSLKQMVFGVVTAIDLLNFVTAREKRERCISECIDEL, via the exons atGCCGTCAGTGCCCTCCTCCAAAGAGACCAGTGCCAAGGGCCCTGTGTGCCCCCACGCTGCCAAGCTGCACACCCATGCCAACGAGGATGCCAGACTTCAGGATGGCCTGTTCCCTGTGAATGGGCTAGACATGGAAGAGGCTGAGGACGGGGACGGACCCATTCAGCTCAATGCAGGGAGAGCCGCAGGCGAGCGGAAGTGGATCCGCCCGGACCTGCCCAGCCGATGCACGTGGAGGCTGGGAGCCTCGCATGCCCTCTCGCCCCATATGCACCCAACAAA AGCCCCTGTCCCAAACATTCTTCCTAACATCTTGCGTAGGATTGGGGATACTCCCTTGGTACGCATCAACAAGATCCCCAAAGTCTTTGGCCTCAAATGTGAAATAT TGGCAAAGTGTGAGTTCTTCAATGCTGGCGGCAGCGTCAAAGACCGGATCAGTCTGCGGATGGTGGAGGACGCTGAGAGAGCAGGGCTCCTTAAACCTGGAGACACCATTATAGAGCCCACCTCAGGAAACACAG GTATCGGACTGGCCCTGGCCGCAGCTGTGAAAGGCTACAGGTGCATCATAGTCATGCCCGAGAAAATGAGCATGGAAAAG GTGGATGTTTTGAGAGCGCTCGGTGCCGAGATCGTCCGCACGCCAACCAGTGCTCGCTTTGACTCGCCGGAGTCGCACGTGGGCGTTGCCTGGCGCCTCAAGAATGAGATCCCCAACTCGCACATCCTGGACCAGTACCGTAACCCGAGCAACCCACTGGCCCACTACGACACCACAGCCGAGGAGATCCTGGAGCAGTGTGACG GTAAGGTGGACATGCTGGTGGCAGGAGCTGGCACAGGGGGCACCATCACTGGCATCGCCCGCAAATTGAAGGAAAGGTGTCCCAACATCAAG ATTATAGGTGTGGACCCAGAGGGCTCCACCCTGGCTGAACCCGAGGAGCTGAACAAGACCGATACGACCCAGTATGAGGTGGAGGGCATCGGGTATGACTTCATCCCCACTGTGCTTGACAGATCG GTAGTTGACACCTGGTACAAATCCAATGATGAGGACTCCTTCAACATGTCTCGCATGCTGATCAGAGAAGAGGGACTACTGTGTG GTGGGAGTTCAGGGACAGCCATGGCAGCGGCAGTGAAGATGGCCAAAGAGCTGAAGGAGGGCCAGCGCTGTGTGGTCATTCTGCCAGACTCCATCCGCAACTACAT GTCAAAGTTCCTCAGTGACAAGTGGATGTTCCAAAAGGGCTTCCTGAGGGAAGAGGATATCACGGTGAACaaaccttg GTGGTGGAACTTGAAGCTGCAGAACCTAAACCTTTCAGCACCTCTCACTGTCCTGCCCACAGTCACCTGTCAGAAGACCAtcaaaatcctgaaggagaaggcTTTCGACCAGGCACCTGTGGTTGATGAAGCAGG GTTAATCCTGGGAATGGTGACCTTGGGCAACATGCTGGCCTCTGTCCTGGCGGGAAAGGTGAAGCCATCAGATCATGTCAGCAAGGTGCTCTACAAGCAGTTCAAACAG ATCCGTCTCACCGATAATCTCGGGAAACTCTCCCGCATCCTCGAGACTGACCACTTTGCCTTGGTGGTACACGAGCAGATCCAAT ATTTGACAGACGGCTCCCCCAGTCTGAAGCAGATGGTTTTCGGGGTGGTGACTGCCATTGACCTGCTGAACTTTGTCACGGCCAGGGAAAAGAGAGAAAGGTGCATATCCGAGTGCATTGACGAACTGTGA
- the LOC130131819 gene encoding zinc finger protein 654-like, with the protein MAEEDGTLELEGFEKQLRSLFGRHSSHELQIESKPFCSEFCKLVEEYTCLWQTPLPQLRVLEMALCYFVRASTFLPTNCDHVHYTLNRLAL; encoded by the exons ATGGCGGAAGAGGACGGCACACTCGAGTTAGAGGGGTTTGAGAAACAGCTACGGAGTTTATTCGGCCGTCACTCGAGTCATGAGCTGCAGATCGAAAGTAAACCGTTCTGCTCGGAGTTCTGCAAG CTGGTGGAGGAGTATACCTGTCTCTGGCAGACACCACTGCCTCAGCTCAGGGTCCTTGAGATGGCTCTCTGCTACTTTGTTCGAGCCTCCACCTTCCTTCCAACAAACTGTGACCATGTGCACTACACACTCAACCGTCTGGCATTGTAA
- the LOC130131818 gene encoding uncharacterized protein LOC130131818: MTSYTKRYFRIPVADLSGKEAVRIICSLETSEEDELLLALSRTFLSQQLHKGDMLYLWDLVFIWSKLHGRVNTSSQALLEESRQLMLTATNVNSIFPFIRVILEELGDKGLQFCVELCANALQSCLLCDAVTKSLIYKTIASLLPNDLEVCRACALLVFFLERTVEAYKVVLLLYTHPDQEYHAESSPIGNHIRFEILQILKKGLYFDPEFWNLIALRTSCLKLMSEKVLNAALEEIMDENWVSNYCAKDPTMRSNTHPTNCHKQTEGEGAHYQAAAKKHHHKETRNFMASKRNKMCPSKTGISDNHTVKKKRNQGSRSIKEPSSESFRRSFWQLDKTKDNFAQQFGYGEHRRITRLSEKNPPKRRIRTPRWLLEDSGTLENSAPPKLKKCRMKSKHQKRHRAPAVKKAGTGQVKNNAKHKTRGSPPKVPSDVLCESPDVEMKVALSSQTQEQAKVTHSTISDIEFNGLTTNSVCQITATVSQNSCEDGVSPATIADEIPETSTSNEVSNIAVAVELTAQSQDVVTTESIPRAEKSHVGRYDEEKSNMCFDPSELGTSLSNSSAANTSVANTPNMFVAPLPIAGIAKVQEPIPFDNPSVTEVSNSPRISDILEFLVTGDLTEDAEIHMPCNDDVNVAETDAIVLNPKDPDPGANIVAPQKTSESEVSTASRDANSREDLCALTLVTEIVTESAPQAFVPETEVPKEPTQGGHAPEVAELVLGGMPNVTCKIPSTSSGYITEQSATTIVEVQEEESAQDTALESPDNGDPDVVPQESEESKLEYCCTLCNKVFKGKRVVVHAMFHYRKDKCMFCGLLFKDDLLAMMHLSEHIEKLKKCKESAGNIAQENKFPQNKGITTPKTETSSSSSVNHRGRPRKSTLGHKTLKPSDSVPSESRKLRSAGKPSDNKFPFKHVQNMLKHGNCKSPVHKINGHICKSQSKMVLVKQDDLKMEAMQNSTLLEESSQLTSHGAQVLLLPETLELEGTSTPASIQALESCHSTENMPEESESLELLKTTPKQEEGGVMERSIEMLAKVCCPVDRCSWNADLSRNRVVLLYHALEVHYGNVKPLELAFQIGNNRCSICMRVLWSFQHYQHHVERHRLTPRHPCLHQGCNARFKTGIEMRRHTRRHSPLQAVCCLPGCSKLFICLWALNLHEREHYASKPIITAKGANLKTGNKCDKVQAMKKWGHKPKDAMAAQPVTNVDRAESVRNAPALQKQATEKPSKRNRSRTASLTTSKTLPAMEQAKVKPNSKDVIVTGSLSNKDTFPHPTNPTRRFRRKLSKERRMKKKLPVHSLHQVSSSIIETNGKMRNNFMKKKVTMNVKSHNRMGCRPGSGKLNKPVMGRKMNSHEDGIISEGRRDQKTNVATQLSTSPLETARASNMNNKSKKKRKERKQICDIGVVKTTCISGTVELNDNSKSQESIKQQVNESSVLKQKNTSDIITIPSLSPDVSKETVPPVSAAEKMPKSIIEEKSKKLKAAKKRSLPKDGNNPTAPSDNRKTKEKQKDTNTTEGPKIKKKCPNKERGTQSASKKHAKSKTAKTLRDTNEDFKSKTVKAEQDLKEDFKSKTTKAQQDTNEDFKSKAVKVQQDTKEDFKSKTTKAQQDTNEDFKSKTVKAEQDTNEDFKSKTVKAEQDTKEAFGLKTAKAQDTKEGFESKTAKAPQDMKEDLKSKTAKVQQDTEEDLKSKTAKDQQDTGEALQSKTAKAQPDTEEDFSSQLKLEVDDRGQSELDQTIGKGAEEKAEGEAEKTQEATSVSTTNVLGYSLIVNGQVVPIKPEKPQVDAANSKVEIASATPKETPSSYGKRLYIRPPPTAYLDERYTNMPKRRKEMSMFSHSSQNHHPPQQAVSPQQRQRCANCFISFSSTEELQSHLLLKKCSNLFGFDSDDEDCL, encoded by the exons ATGACCAGTTACACAAAGAG GTATTTCAGGATTCCA GTGGCTGACCTCAGTGGTAAAGAAGCAGTGCGCATTATCTGTAGCTTAGAGACTTCAGAAGAAGATGAGTTGCTACTGGCTCTCAGCAGAACCTTCCTCTCACAGCAGCTTCACAAGGGAGACATGCTCTATTTGTG GGATCTTGTTTTCATATGGAGTAAACTCCATGGGCGAGTGAATACATCCAGCCAGGCATTATTGGAGGAGAGCCGCCAGCTGATGCTTACTGCCACAAATGTCAACTCAATTTTCCCATTCATCAGAGTCATTCTGGAAGAG CTAGGCGACAAAGGACTCCAGTTTTGTGTGGAACTCTGCGCCAATGCGCTACAGTCCTGCCTCCTTTGTGATGCAGTCACCAAGTCCCTAATCTACAAAACTATTGCcagcctactgcccaatgacctGGAGGTGTGCCGGGCATGTGCTCTCCTTGTCTTCTTTTTGGAACGCACTGTTGAGGCCTACAAGGTTGTCTTGCTTCTGTATACACACCCTGACCAGGAGTACCATGCAGAGTCCAGCCCCATTGGCAACCACATTCGCTTTGAAATCCTGCAG ATCCTAAAGAAGGGCTTATACTTTGACCCAGAGTTCTGGAACCTCATTGCCCTGCGGACCAGCTGTTTAAAGCTAATGAGTGAGAAGGTGTTAAATGCGGCCCTAGAGGAAATCATGGATGAAAATTGGGTCTCTAATTACTGTGCCAAAGACCCCACTATGCGTTCCAACACCCATCCGACCAACTGTCACAAACAAACAGAAGGTGAAGGTGCACACTACCAAGCAGCAGCTAAGAAACATCATCATAAAGAGACCAGAAACTTCAtggcatcaaaaagaaacaagatGTGCCCAAGCAAAACGGGAATATCTGATAACCACACAGTGAAGAAGAAAAGGAACCAAGGTTCACGATCTATTAAGGAGCCATCATCCGAATCTTTCAGGCGTTCGTTTTGGCAGCTTGACAAAACAAAGGACAATTTTGCCCAGCAGTTTGGTTATGGAGAGCATAGGCGCATCACACGACTCTCTGAGAAGAACCCCCCGAAACGGAGGATCAGGACACCCAGGTGGCTTCTGGAGGACTCAGGAACTCTGGAGAATAGTGCCCCTCCAAAGCTCAAAAAGTGTAGGATGAAATCTAAGCATCAGAAGCGGCATCGGGCTCCAGCAGTCAAAAAGGCTGGGACCGGCCAAGTCAAGAACAATGCAAAACACAAAACTAGA GGCAGTCCACCCAAAGTACCCTCAGACGTACTATGTGAAAGCCCTGATGTAGAAATGAAAGTTGCCCTTTCCTCACAAACTCAAGAGCAGGCCAAAGTGACCCACTCCACAATATCAGATATAGAGTTTAATGGCCTGACCACAAACAGTGTCTGTCAAATCACAGCGACAGTGTCACAGAACTCATGTGAAGATGGTGTCTCACCGGCCACAATTGCTGATGAGATCCCAGAGACCTCGACTTCTAACGAGGTCTCAAACATCGCTGTTGCAGTTGAGTTGACCGCCCAGTCTCAGGATGTTGTTACAACTGAATCTATTCCCAGAGCTGAGAAGTCTCACGTTGGCAGATACGATGAGGAAAAATCAAACATGTGTTTCGACCCTTCTGAATTAGGCACGAGTCTTTCAAATTCAAGTGCAGCCAATACAAGTGTGGCCAACACTCCCAATATGTTTGTGGCACCACTGCCTATTGCAGGCATTGCTAAAGTACAAGAGCCAATACCTTTTGATAACCCCAGCGTCACAGAAGTGTCAAATAGCCCTAGAATTAGTGATATTTTAGAGTTTCTGGTCACAGGAGATTTAACTGAAGATGCAGAGATTCACATGCCTTGCAATGATGATGTCAATGTAGCTGAAACTGATGCCATTGTTCTAAATCCAAAAGACCCAGATCCTGGTGCAAACATTGTTGCCCCACAAAAGACATCAGAATCAGAGGTTTCTACGGCATCCCGGGATGCAAACAGTAGAGAGGACCTATGTGCTCTGACTTTAGTAACAGAGATAGTTACTGAATCTGCACCACAGGCATTTGTTCCAGAAACAGAGGTTCCCAAAGAGCCAACACAGGGAGGCCATGCTCCAGAGGTGGCAGAGCTGGTGCTTGGAGGTATGCCTAATGTAACATGCAAAATTCCTTCTACCTCCAGCGGCTATATTACAGAACAGAGTGCGACCACCATTGTCGAGGTGCAAGAGGAAGAGAGCGCTCAGGATACAGCTCTGGAAAGTCCTGACAATGGTGACCCAGATGTTGTTCCTCAGGAATCTGAGGAGTCAAAGTTGGAGTACTGTTGCACCCTCTGTAACAAGGTCTTTAAAGGTAAACGTGTGGTAGTGCACGCAATGTTCCACTACAGGAAAGATAAGTGTATGTTCTGTGGGTTGTTGTTCAAAGATGACCTCCTGGCCATGATGCACCTTTCTGAGCACATAGAGAAGCTGAAGAAATGCAAAGAGTCAGCAGGCAACATTGCCCAAGAAAATAAGTTCCCACAGAACAAAGGGATCACCACACCCAAGACTGAGACCTCAAGTTCATCTTCTGTGAATcacagaggaagaccaaggaaatcCACCCTTGGCCATAAAACTTTGAAACCTTCAGATTCAGTTCCATCTGAATCCAGAAAGTTGCGTTCAGCTGGTAAGCCATCGGATAATAAGTTTCCATTCAAACATGTTCAGAACATGTTAAAACATGGTAACTGCAAATCACCTGTGCATAAAATTAACGGCCATATTTGCAAAAGCCAAAGTAAGATGGTGTTAGTCAAGCAGGATGACTTGAAAATGGAAGCAATGCAGAATAGTACACTGCTTGAAGAGTCAAGCCAACTAACAAGTCATGGAGCTCAGGTGCTTTTGTTGCCAGAAACTCTAGAGTTGGAGGGGACTTCCACACCAGCATCAATTCAAGCTTTGGAGTCATGCCATTCCACAGAGAACATGCCAGAGGAGTCAGAATCTCTTGAGCTCCTTAAGACCACCCCAAAACAAGAGGAAGGTGGTGTGATGGAGAGGAGCATTGAGATGTTGGCCAAGGTTTGCTGTCCTGTGGATAGATGCTCTTGGAATGCAGACCTATCCAGAAATCGTGTTGTGTTACTGTATCATGCTCTGGAAGTTCACTATGGTAATGTCAAACCCTTAGAATTGGCTTTCCAGATCGGAAACAACAGATGCAGTATTTGCATGAGAGTTCTGTGGAGTTTTCAACATTACCAGCACCATGTCGAAAGACATAGACTCACTCCTAGGCATCCCTGCCTTCACCAGGGTTGTAATGCCCGGTTCAAGACAGGAATAGAAATGAGACGCCACACTAGGAGGCACAGTCCACTGCAGGCAGTGTGTTGCCTCCCTGGATGCTCCAAGCTGTTTATTTGTCTCTGGGCACTGAATCTTCATGAACGTGAGCATTATGCTTCCAAACCCATCATAACAGCTAAGGGAGCAAATCTCAAAACAGGAAATAAATGTGATAAAGTGCAGGCCATGAAAAAATGGGGCCATAAACCGAAGGATGCCATGGCTGCACAGCCTGTTACTAATGTAGATAGAGCTGAAAGTGTGAGGAATGCTCCAGCACTACAAAAGCAAGCTACAGAGAAGCCGTCCAAAAGAAATCGCTCTCGGACAGCTTCTCTCACAACATCTAAAACTCTGCCAGCAATGGAGCAGGCTAAAGTAAAACCCAACTCTAAGGATGTAATTGTCACAGGGAGTCTCTCTAACAAGGACACCTTCCCACACCCCACCAATCCCACCAGGAGATTTAGGAGGAAGTTAAGTAAAGAGAGAAGGATGAAAAAAAAGCTGCCTGTTCACAGTCTTCACCAAGTCTCTTCTTCCATCATCGAAACCAATGGCAAAATGAGGAATAACTTTATGAAAAAGAAAGTGACAATGAATGTAAAAAGTCACAACAGAATGGGTTGTCGCCCTGGATCAGGCAAGTTGAACAAACCCGTGATGGGCCGGAAAATGAACAGTCATGAAGATGGAATCATCTCAGAAGGGAGAAGGGATCAGAAAACCAATGTTGCGACTCAGCTTTCGACTAGTCCTTTAGAAACGGCACGGGCATCAAACATGAACAACAAATCAAAAAAGAAGCGAAAAGAGAGGAAGCAAATCTGTGACATAGGTGTAGTCAAAACTACTTGCATCAGTGGCACAGTGGAATTAAATGACAATTCAAAGTCACAAGAGTCCATAAAGCAGCAGGTTAATGAAAGCTCTGTTCTTAAACAAAAAAATACCTCTGATATTATCACCATACCATCTCTATCACCTGATGTTTCAAAGGAAACGGTCCCTCCAGTTTCTGCTGCAGAGAAAATGCCGAAGTCGATTATTGAGGAAAAGTCAAAGAAGTTGAAAGCTGCCAAAAAACGCAGTCTTCCTAAGGATGGCAATAATCCAACTGCTCCATCAGACAACAGAAAGACAAAGGAGAAACAAAAGGACACAAACACAACAGAGGGCCCAAAGATTAAGAAGAAATGTCCTAACAAAGAGAGAGGCACACAGTCAGCCTCAAAGAAGCATGCCAAGTCAAAAACTGCTAAAACCCTACGAGATACTAATGAGGATTTCAAGTCAAAAACTGTTAAAGCCGAACAAGATCTGAAGGAAGATTTCAAGTCAAAAACTACTAAAGCCCAACAAGATACGAATGAGGATTTCAAGTCAAAAGCTGTTAAAGTCCAACAAGATACAAAGGAAGATTTCAAGTCAAAAACTACTAAAGCCCAACAAGATACTAACGAGGATTTCAAGTCAAAAACTGTTAAAGCCGAACAAGATACTAACGAGGATTTCAAGTCAAAAACTGTTAAAGCTGAACAAGATACGAAGGAAGCTTTCGGGTTGAAAACTGCTAAAGCACAAGATACTAAGGAAGGTTTCGAGTCAAAAACTGCTAAAGCCCCACAAGATATGAAGGAAGATTTAAAGTCAAAAACTGCTAAAGTCCAACAAGATACTGAGGAGGATTTAAAGTCAAAAACTGCTAAAGACCAACAAGATACTGGGGAGGCTTTACAGTCAAAAACTGCTAAAGCCCAACCAGATACTGAGGAGGATTTCAGCAGTCAGTTAAAACTGGAGGTTGATGATAGGGGTCAATCAGAACTTGACCAGACAATTGGGAAAGGAGCAGAAGAGAAGGCTGAAGGAGAGGCTGAAAAAACACAAGAGGCCACATCTGTCTCTACAACTAACGTCCTTGGCTACTCCTTGATAGTGAACGGACAAGTGGTACCCATCAAACCAGAGAAACCTCAAGTTGATGCAGCAAATTCCAAGGTGGAAATAGCCAGTGCCACACCAAAAGAGACACCCTCTAGCTATGGGAAGAGGCTGTACATTCGCCCCCCACCTACGGCATACCTCGATGAGCGATATACCAACATGCCAAAGCGGAGAAAAGAAATGTCCATGTTCTCCCACTCCTCTCAGAATCATCATCCTCCACAGCAGGCTGTCAGCCCTCAGCAGAGGCAACGCTGTGCCAACTGTTTCATTTCCTTTAGCAGTACGGAGGAGCTGCAAAGTCATCTGCTGCTGAAGAAGTGCTCCAACCTCTTCGGCTTTGACTCTGATGATGAGG ACTGCCTGTAA
- the LOC130131456 gene encoding splicing factor U2AF 35 kDa subunit isoform X3: MQEHYDEFFEEVFTEMEEKYGEVEEMNVCDNLGDHLVGNVYVKFRREEDAEKAVMNLNNRWFNGQPIHAELSPVTDFREACCRQYEMGECTRGGFCNFMHLKPISRELRRELYGRRRKRHRSRSRSRDRRSRSRDRGRGGRDRERRRSRDRERSGRF, from the exons GAAGTATTCACAGAGATGGAGGAAAAGTACGGAGAGGTGGAGGAGATGAATGTGTGTGATAATTTGGGTGACCACCTGGTGGGCAATGTCTATGTCAAG TTTCGTCGTGAGGAGGACGCAGAGAAAGCGGTCATGAACCTGAATAACCGCTGGTTCAATGGCCAGCCCATCCATGCAGAACTCTCCCCAGTCACTGACTTTAGGGAAGCTTGCTGCCGCCAATATGAAATGGG AGAATGCACCCGAGGTGGCTTCTGCAACTTCATGCACTTGAAGCCCATTTCCCGGGAACTGCGTAGAGAGTTGTATGGCCGCCGGCGGAAAAG GCACCGCTCTCGCTCTCGTTCCCGGGATCGGCGTTCCCGTTCAAGGGATCGAGGACGTGGAGGACGGGACCGTGAAAGGCGAAGGTCAAGGGACCGGGAACGCTCAGGAAGATTCTAA